The following nucleotide sequence is from Acidimicrobiia bacterium.
ATGGTGTATCCCTGACTTTGATCGGGGCTTCGACACACGGGCGGTTGGTGATGACCACCGACGGGCCGACATGGGCGATCGCCCCTTCGATGGCGCCATAGGTTGCTGCCATGTCGTAGGGGTCGATGACGCGGACATCCCGGACACCGAGGGACTTGCATAGCCCTACCAGATCGACAGGAGTCGCCTCCTGCCCTTGCAATGTGGTCCCGGTGCCCGGATGCTCCTGCCCGCCGGTCATCGCTGTTGTTCCGTTGTCCAAGATGATGACGGTGATGTTTGCATCGGCGTAGACCGCGTCGGCGAGACCCGCGATACCGCCGTGGAGGAAGGTCGAGTCACCGATGGTGGCGACGACGGGGCCTGCGGCGCCTCCCGATGCCGCGAGTCCGACCGCCATGCCGATGCTCGAGCCCATCGCGACACAGGTGTCCATTGACGACAGCGGCTCGAGCGCGGCAAGCGTGTAACACCCGATGTCGCCGGTGACGACGGCGCCGAGGCGCTTGAGGGCAAGGTACGGAGGGGTGTGCGGACAGCCGGGGCACATGAGCGGTGGCCGCGCAACCGTGCCGGGAGCTGGCTCGATCGCGAGGTACTCGGGAAGGACTCCGGCTGCGGCAAATCCTCGCCTGACGGCATCGGGGCTGAGCTCGCCAGCCTGGGGAAAGAACTCCTTGCCTTCGACGGCGAGCCCAGCGGCGCGCAGATCGTTCTCGACGAGGGGATCGAGCTCCTCGATCACGAAGAGCCGATCGACGGTCTTTGCGAACGCTTTGATCCGTTCCATCGGGAGGGGATAGCTCATGCCGAGCTTGAGGGCCTTGGCGTCCGGGAGCACCTCACGGAGGTAGTGGTGGGCGATACCGGAGGTGACCACGCCGATCGAGGTATCCGTCCCGGATTCCTCGATCAGGGGGCTCTGGTCTGCGAATTCTTTCAGGTCCTGCAACCGCCGCAGGAGTGCCGGTCGTCGCCCTCGGGCGTGCCCAGGAATCATGACGTACTTCTGGGGGTTACGCTCGAAGCCGGCGACCGGCCTTTCCTGGCGGTCCCTGAGTTCTACGACCCCTCGGTTGTGCGAAACCCGTGTCGTCGTGCGAACGAGAACCGGGGTGTCGTATTGCTCGGAGATCTCAAATGCGAGCGCCGTGAACCGCTTGGCTTCGGCGCTGTTTGCGGGTTCGAGGAGCGGTACGGAGCCCATCCGGGCGTAGGCCCTCGTGTCCTGCTCGTTCTGGGAACTGTGCATGCCGGGATCGTCCGCGACGAGGATGACGAGGCCCGCCCCGACCCCCGTGTAGGCCATCGTCATGAAGGTGTCTGCGGCAACATTGAGCCCGACATGCTTCATCGTGCACAGGGTGCGGATGCCGCCGAGTGACGCGCCGAGGGCAACATCGAGGGCGACCTTCTCGTTGGGGGACCAGCGGACCTGCATGTCGGTGCGGTTCGCGATCGATTCGAGTGTCTCGGTGCTCGGCGTTCCCGGATAGCCGACGGCCATGAGGGCCCCCGCTTCCACCGCCCCGCGGGCGATGGCCTCGTTGCCGGACAGGAGGACGGTCGTGCCCTCGTCGACACGCGTTTCGAGGGTCGTCATTGCGTGCTCCCGGCGGCGATCAGGTCAAGGATCTCGTCCTCGGCGAGGACATGGTCCGATGTCTTTGCGGCCGCGAGGATCTTGTCGACCGTCGCGTCGTCGGTCTCACGGCCCCGTTTCGTGAGCCATGCGACCGCATTGGCCCTTCCGCTCATGGGGCCGACGGTGATCTCTTGTTCCCTCCCGAGGAGGTCTGCGGGTACGCCGCTGTAGATGCGGTTGGCGAGCCATTCGTCGCCCGTACGAATGGCCTTGAGGACGGCTGCGGCGTGCACACCGGTGCTCGTCTCGAATGCGTCACTCCCGATCGCTGGCCAGTTCTTGGGAATCGGTGTGCTGGTCGCCTTGGAGACCGCCTCACAGTAGGCGGGGAGGGTCGTGAGGTCGAGGTCGAGCCAGCCCATCAGCTTGAGGTTGACGAGCAGCATCTCCATGGGCGTGTTGCCTGCCCGTTCCCCGATGCCGATCCCGCACCCATGCACACGGTGGGCTCCCGAGGCGAGAGCCTGAATCGAGTTGATGACGGACAGGTTGCGGTCCCGGTGGCCGTGATAGTCGATCTTGATGTCTTCGCCGGTTTCGGCGACGATGTCGACGGCGAGTTCGACGAGCGCCCGTACCCCCCATGGGGTTGCGTGGCCGACGGTGTCGGAGAGGCAGATGCGCCGTGCGCCCGCTTCGATCGCCGCGGTGTACAGCGTGCGGAGGATCTCTGGCCTTGCCCGGGTCGTGTCCTCGGTCACATACATGACCTCGAGACCTTCCTTGCGGGCGAGATTGATGGCGTCGACGGTTGTCTTTGCGAGGAAGTCGACATCCCAGCCCTCGACGAATTGGCGGATGGGGCTCGTGCCGAGGAACAGGGAAGCTTCGATCGCGACGCCGGAGCGTTGCTGGGCCTCGGCGATGGGGAGGATGTCTGCTGGGTGGGTCCGGCCTGCACAGTTGGGCTCGATCGAGAAGCCTTCCTTGTCGATCTCTTCGGCAAGGGCGGTGACATGGTCAAGTACGGTCGCGTCGGCGCCCGGGTAGCCGAGATCGACGGCCTGGATGCCGAGGCCAGCCATGCGGTGGAGGATCTCGAGTTTCTCATCGAGGTTCGGTTGACGGACCGACGGGCTCTGGAGGCCGTCACGCAGCGTCTCGTCGTCGAGCTCCACCGTTGCAGGTGCCGGCGTGCCCTCCATGCCGACGACATTCCAGTCGTAGAGCAGCTCCTGTTCCCGAGCGCTGGTGTCTTGCCCCATGCCCTCGCCTCCTTTGCGTTGGATCGATCCCTCGCAGCCGTCCGGCCGGTCGGTTGACAAGGTAGTCATAGAATCCCAAGGACGGGGGCGACCGGCAATCCGCCTTTTGTATCATTTATCTGATGCATTCGCATCACGACAGTGATCGTGGTGCACAAATCACGATCCGGCAAGAGGATCCCGACGATTCGTCAGGCGACGGCCCGGACCGCAGGTAGGCTGAATGCATCACAGAAATGGGGTCGGTGGCTCATTGACGCAGCGAGGTCACGGGGAGACACTCGGGTCTGGACGACCGACCGGCCGGAAGGCAGATGCGGTTCGGCGTGCCCACGGCCACACGAAGGAGGAGCATTGACGACAGCTGTGATGGGGGCATCATTCCGACCGGGGGAGCTCGAGATCCACGACGACGGCACCGGCAACCTGCTCGGCAGCCGATGCACCAACTGCGGGGCGTGCTTCTTCCCGATCCGGGAGGCCTGTGCGGGATGCCTGAGCCAGGAACTGGACACGATCCGGTTCTCGACCGAGGGGACGCTGTACACCTATTCGATCGTACGCCAGTCGATCCCCGCGTTCGAGGTTCCGTACGCGCTCGGGTATGTGGACTTCCCTGAGGGTGTCCGCATCATGGGCCAGATCTCAGGGATAGACTTCGATGACATCGAGATCGGCATGCCGATGTCGCTCTCGCTTGAACCGTTCGGTGAGGATGCCGATGGCAACCCACTCACGGGCTACCGATTTCGTCCCTCGGAGGTGTCTGAATGACCGATGTCCACATCGTCGGGGTCGGCATGACCCGCTTCGGCAAGCATCCGGACAGCGATGCCACCGACCTCGGCTCGGCCGCGCTGCTCGAGGCAGTCGCCGACGCCGGCATCGACGCACGCCTCATCGAGTCGGCCTATGTCGGCCATGTGTTCCAGGGCATGGTGACGGGCCAGCGGATCCTCGCCCAGGTCGGCCTTGCAGGCCTTCCGCTCGTCAATGTCGAGAACGCCTGCAGCTCCGGTGCCACCGCGATCCGCGAGGCATCCCTTGCGATCCGTGCCGGTGAGAACGATGTTGTGGTGGCGGTCGGCACCGAGCACCTCACCTCGAAGTTCGGGGGAGCCCTCACCCCGGATCCAAGCGATCCGGAAGCGGCCATCGGGGCGACGATGCCGGGGATCTACGCCATGCGCGCCACCCGGTACATGGCCGATCATGGCATGACCCGCGAACAGCTCGCCCTGATCCCTGTCAAGAACAAGGCGAACGCGGCGCAGAATCCGCTCGCCCATTTCCGTACGCCGATCACGGTGGAAGATGTGCTCGAGTCGCGTCCCGTCGCCGATCCGCTCCACCTCCACGACTGCTCGCCGGTGACCGACGGCGCTGCTGCGGTGATCATGATGAGTGATGCCGCAGCAGCGAGGTACGCCAATGGGCGAGGTGTCAGGCTCGCCGCCTCGGCGCTTCGTTCCGGCTCGGTCGAGACTGAGCCAACGACGATGACCTTCGAACCGCTCACCTGGGCGACGGCGCAAGATGCCTACGAGAAGGCAGGTGTTGGCCCAGACGAGGTCGACTTCGCCGAGGTCCATGACTGCTTCTCGATCGCTGAGGTGCTGCGCGTTGAAGGCCTCGGCCTCTTCGAGCAGGGCAGCTATCCCCGAGCGGTCGAGCGTGGCGAAGCCAACATCAACGGCCGTCTGCCGGTGAACCCGAGTGGCGGCCTCATCGGCAAAGGGCACCCGCTCGGCGGCACGGGAGTGGCCCAGGTCGTCGAGCTGGTGCGTCAGCTCCGCGGGGAGGCGGGAGATCGCCAGATCGAGGGAGCCAAGGTGGGCCTCGCCCACTGTCGGGGCGGAAAGGCAGTCGGGATCGAGGGAGCTGCGTGCACCGTTCAGATCTTGACTCGCTGAAAGCGTCTGGCACCGAGCAACGGTCGGTGCCGTTCGTGCTGATGCGCGGCGGCACCAGCAAAGCCGTCTTCCTCAGATCCGAGCATGTCCCCGAAGGTGCCGCCGCAGCCGACGCCATGATCTTGGCGCTGTTCGGCAGTCCGGACCCGCGTCAGATCGACGGACTCGGAGGCGCCGACCTCCTCACCTCCAAGCTTGCCATCATCGGGCCAACGACCCGACCCGACGCCGACATCGACTACACCTTTGCGCAGGTGAGCATCACCGAGGCGGTCGTCGACTACGACATCAACTGCGGGAACATCTCTGCGGCGGTGGGGGCTTACGCCGTCGACGAGGGCCTCGTGCCGGTGGTTGTGCCGGTGACGACGGTCGCGATCCACAATACGAACACCGGACGGGTGCTGCGCGCAGGTGTTCCGATCGTCGACGGAAGGGCCGCCGTCGAGGGCTCGTACCGTGTCCACGGGGTGCCGGGCACCGGAGCCCCCATCTCCCTCGACTTTGCGCAGACCGCGGGGGGAATCACCGGGTCGCTGCTGCCCACCGGCAATGTGTCGGATGTCCTCGACACCGAGATCGGCCCCGTTGAGGTCACGATCGTTGACCTTGCCAACCTGACGGTCTTCATGCGGGCCGAAGCGGTTGGCATGCGCGGGAACGAGACGCCGGGGGAGTTCACCGAGGGGAACCTCGAAGCGATTTCGGCCGTGAAAGCGAGCGCCGCTACCCTCCTTGGCATGCCAACCGACGGCCTCACCCCCGTGCCAGCGATCGTGTCGGAACCCGCGGCGTATGTGGCCTATGGCTCCGAGGACAAGGTCGAGGCCTCCGAGATCGACCTCGTCGCGCGGGTGGTCGGCGGCCGCCCGCCGGTCGTGCACAAGGCGTATCCGGGAACGGTCGCCGCCTGCACCGGTGTTGCCGCTTCCATTGAAGGGACCACCGTGCATGCCGTCACGAGCCCCGATCGTGTGGATGCGACCAGGTTCGCGATCGGGCACCCTGCGG
It contains:
- the iorA gene encoding indolepyruvate ferredoxin oxidoreductase subunit alpha, which gives rise to MTTLETRVDEGTTVLLSGNEAIARGAVEAGALMAVGYPGTPSTETLESIANRTDMQVRWSPNEKVALDVALGASLGGIRTLCTMKHVGLNVAADTFMTMAYTGVGAGLVILVADDPGMHSSQNEQDTRAYARMGSVPLLEPANSAEAKRFTALAFEISEQYDTPVLVRTTTRVSHNRGVVELRDRQERPVAGFERNPQKYVMIPGHARGRRPALLRRLQDLKEFADQSPLIEESGTDTSIGVVTSGIAHHYLREVLPDAKALKLGMSYPLPMERIKAFAKTVDRLFVIEELDPLVENDLRAAGLAVEGKEFFPQAGELSPDAVRRGFAAAGVLPEYLAIEPAPGTVARPPLMCPGCPHTPPYLALKRLGAVVTGDIGCYTLAALEPLSSMDTCVAMGSSIGMAVGLAASGGAAGPVVATIGDSTFLHGGIAGLADAVYADANITVIILDNGTTAMTGGQEHPGTGTTLQGQEATPVDLVGLCKSLGVRDVRVIDPYDMAATYGAIEGAIAHVGPSVVITNRPCVEAPIKVRDTPFRVIAEDCTACQACMTAGCPSIVWSDEMFEGRRKVVIDTVTCTGCTLCAQLCPPLAIVPVDMNGRNGDG
- a CDS encoding LeuA family protein translates to MGQDTSAREQELLYDWNVVGMEGTPAPATVELDDETLRDGLQSPSVRQPNLDEKLEILHRMAGLGIQAVDLGYPGADATVLDHVTALAEEIDKEGFSIEPNCAGRTHPADILPIAEAQQRSGVAIEASLFLGTSPIRQFVEGWDVDFLAKTTVDAINLARKEGLEVMYVTEDTTRARPEILRTLYTAAIEAGARRICLSDTVGHATPWGVRALVELAVDIVAETGEDIKIDYHGHRDRNLSVINSIQALASGAHRVHGCGIGIGERAGNTPMEMLLVNLKLMGWLDLDLTTLPAYCEAVSKATSTPIPKNWPAIGSDAFETSTGVHAAAVLKAIRTGDEWLANRIYSGVPADLLGREQEITVGPMSGRANAVAWLTKRGRETDDATVDKILAAAKTSDHVLAEDEILDLIAAGSTQ
- a CDS encoding Zn-ribbon domain-containing OB-fold protein translates to MTTAVMGASFRPGELEIHDDGTGNLLGSRCTNCGACFFPIREACAGCLSQELDTIRFSTEGTLYTYSIVRQSIPAFEVPYALGYVDFPEGVRIMGQISGIDFDDIEIGMPMSLSLEPFGEDADGNPLTGYRFRPSEVSE
- a CDS encoding thiolase family protein; this encodes MTDVHIVGVGMTRFGKHPDSDATDLGSAALLEAVADAGIDARLIESAYVGHVFQGMVTGQRILAQVGLAGLPLVNVENACSSGATAIREASLAIRAGENDVVVAVGTEHLTSKFGGALTPDPSDPEAAIGATMPGIYAMRATRYMADHGMTREQLALIPVKNKANAAQNPLAHFRTPITVEDVLESRPVADPLHLHDCSPVTDGAAAVIMMSDAAAARYANGRGVRLAASALRSGSVETEPTTMTFEPLTWATAQDAYEKAGVGPDEVDFAEVHDCFSIAEVLRVEGLGLFEQGSYPRAVERGEANINGRLPVNPSGGLIGKGHPLGGTGVAQVVELVRQLRGEAGDRQIEGAKVGLAHCRGGKAVGIEGAACTVQILTR
- a CDS encoding PrpF domain-containing protein encodes the protein MHRSDLDSLKASGTEQRSVPFVLMRGGTSKAVFLRSEHVPEGAAAADAMILALFGSPDPRQIDGLGGADLLTSKLAIIGPTTRPDADIDYTFAQVSITEAVVDYDINCGNISAAVGAYAVDEGLVPVVVPVTTVAIHNTNTGRVLRAGVPIVDGRAAVEGSYRVHGVPGTGAPISLDFAQTAGGITGSLLPTGNVSDVLDTEIGPVEVTIVDLANLTVFMRAEAVGMRGNETPGEFTEGNLEAISAVKASAATLLGMPTDGLTPVPAIVSEPAAYVAYGSEDKVEASEIDLVARVVGGRPPVVHKAYPGTVAACTGVAASIEGTTVHAVTSPDRVDATRFAIGHPAGVMPVTARVARSAGNWEAEEATYLRTARRIAQGEAFIRNDGVLPG